AAAAGTGAAAAAGGGTTTCTTCTccctttatatttttctttctggGTAGAAGGTTTCCTTCTCCCTCGAGTTGTATGTCGTAGAAGGACAGGAACCAAGAAAAACTAGCACTCTGCTAGCTAGCTACGAAAGTTCCACAAGGTGCTCAAGGGATGGGAAGTGAAAGCAAAAGCAATTGGGAGGGAAGGGCGAGGGAGCGCAGAGATCCAGCAGCTTGtaattgtacttttttttttttgacgaaaTTCTGCGACCAAAAGTAGTGATCCACAGCTGACAAGTGATACCAGATCACCTATGCTAGTATTAAGGAAATCAGGCGGTGGGAGACGCAGGGAGATGGAGGTCGTCGAGGTGTGATTGGCTGAATTGGTTGGGACTGCTGCCCAACCCAAAAAGAATGCAAAATTGTTCTCATCAACTAAAATCTCAATTTAGAAAAGgtaagagaaagagagagaaggtgAAGAGGAGCAAAGAAGCAAGCTGGCTAATCAAAAGCCCGAAGAGACAATTCTGTCATTTGCTGAAATGGATGCAGCATAATAGCGAATTTCATTGTGATTGAAAGgctgaaaaaaaatagaagaaaaaataTACTTACTTAATGAGAAAGTTGGAAGTGGCTTGGGAATGGCGGTGGTGTAATTGTAGGTATTCTTATCCCCTTTTTTGTACGGTTGAAGCTCCTGATCTGCCCTATGTTTAGCTTATTCATCTCTTCCTGTGTAGCCATAAGATTAAAAACGATTCAAGGAAAGCTTTGTGAAAATGATCGAGTAAGTGCTGGGCGGTTTCCTTCCAATTTCTTACTACAAAATTGGGGCGTTGCTATTGCCAGAGCACTTCCTGTAATGTCACAGAAAATTTGCTGCTTGGGACGGAATTACCCGCGAGGTCAAAGTTCTATCGAGTGTGTTTGGATCGTAAGTTATTcgcccaaatatatttgcttacatcactattataataattaatatatttttttatcttttctattatttttttatctcacatacatcacatcacaaaaagtgttacagtaaaaatatctcaaaaaacttataatccaaacacactattGGGTCTCACTCGTACCTTTCATTTCATCGGATTAAACTAGGGATGGTAGCAGGGACGTACACTTATGGCTGATGGTTGGAATAAAGtgcaaaatgcaagaaaaaataaCGTTAGATCTTTCATATATCAAACGAACGTTACTAAAAAGtctattaaaaaaaacaaatacaaCACTCAAAAGGAGAGCTATACATGAAATGAGATGAAATATGACTTAtctcaaagggaaaaaaataaaagaaatgaaataggAATGTTAGCTTCTcccgggtttttttttttttttggaattacGATGGATCTGTCTCCAAATTATTTGGAGACAGAGGATGATGGGCTCTCCAAATTACGTAAATTCGATATTAGCGTTAGTCAAGAGGATTGGGTATGCATAAATAAGTACGATCGCAAACTCGCCCAAACTTCTAAATGTGCAACGCCCGAAGACAATAAGAATATAGCACAATCAACAAAACAGTCACTATGGTGGGATCCAATGTACTTGCTGCGCGTACCAAATAAAGCTTAGATGATAAAGTAGGAGTAATATATAGATATACTAATTCAACCACGAGATTAGCTCAGTGGCCACCAAGGAAGTAGGGTTCAAATTCCATCTgtaatgaaaaaaatttaacaatGGTCCGAAAAGCATCTCTTTGGTTTAGTAAAGTCTGTGTGTACCTGCTAAATCCTAATACAAATTTTTCTAGACTCCCTCTCTCCTGTAATTTATGATAGAATAGATTATACAATTGTTATCGTTTtcgaaaaaaatatatatataaatacactAATTCAATACTCTAGAATGCAGTGAAACTGTAGCTTTGTATTATTATTGTTCTGCAGTAGTCTCTATGGTCTGCTCATCTGCCATCTTAAATTTTCTAATGACTGATACGTATTTGAAAATGAAATCATGTTACTTTCAATCCAGTTGTTGAAACTTGTTACGCTACTAACCGGTACCACAATTAAAGGAAATTgacaaaacaataataataataataacttaaGCCTTTGTGTTTACTTTTACCAACGCTACTTATTTTTTCAACAATCGAAATTACTGAAACAAATATAACAAAGTTAAATAAACACTCGAAGGTAATTGAAATTCTGATGCAAAATACAATCTAAGGTAAAATCTACTGACTAATGCCATCCAGTCAATTGGGATTTGACCGTCCCTGCACGGTTCATGGTCCAGATTGGACCTCAAAAAAATGTGCGGCTCAGATAACAAGTGGTAACTCGATTTCCGCGCCAAATGTGGGGCCCACCActatctgttgtgaaaatacaacctgtggaaaaaaaattacacgATGAACAAAAGAAGTTACGCGCTGTTGATGAAGAGGAAATTTGTCAGGGACGGTCCCTGCCCCAAGTCCAGTCAATTGATACGAATACTACTCCTGACCTCTAAGCTGGAGCAACTTCTGCAAAAAATCTGAAACATTGACCCAGTGGCGTTGTTTGGGACTGAAAGTGAGGAGCAGCAGCATACTACTATAGTAAGTATAAGAGCTCGGCCAGAATTTCCAAAAACGGAAAGATTCCTACTACTACCGCGTTTCCAAAAAAAAGGCATGTGGTTAGGTGATGAGGTCATGCGGGCCCCCGCTTGGTTCGTACAGCTTGGCGTTttcattaattaatttattGCTCACCTCCCACGGCTTCTACCACGCTTATGGCCTACCTACTAAGGAGTGGTTGCCTAGTCTTTAGGGCATTTACAGAGTGTAACCACGTAGTATTTCActcttttttattatatttttaattataatgaATTACATTTTACACATTATAATAGTATGGATTCACaatcaaattaaatatttattttaataatgcacAATTCGTATcttgtaaataaataaataattttttaaaaataatttcattattttttaaaaaataaattattatctttcattaaatttttttactttttggattttttattttctaaaaaataatattattaatttctgAGTTTAAACAATATATCTTTATCTATCTctcaaaaaataatatattgttattttctaaaaaataattatgtaaTTATTAAACAACAATGTAATACCTCAAATGTGAGAATATCATAATAATTCATACTTAATTAATAATTCTTTATGTAATTAATTGAACTCCATAACATAATATTacataatttcaaaaaataaaatacaaataataaCATAATGAATACTAGTTTTCATTGTTATTGCCTCCGAAGTCCGAACCGTTCCCAAATATGCTCGACCTAGTCCGATCGAAGTTGATTTGggtaatttggaaaattttggtgGTTTTTGTGCAGAAGATGAATTTTATATATTTAGAGTATTCAACATATTTCTAAAACTACTAAAATGTTCATCCATAatcacaaaaatattaaaattttagaaaattgtgCAAAGAGGTTGAGGAAAATGAGGGAGAGAGTAagagaaataatataataagatagtaaaatatgaaaaaaaggaGTGTCTTGTGTGTTTATATAAAAGGAACCAAAAAATgaccattgaaaaaaaaattgaatgttAACTTGCTCTATGAAAATTTAGCTGTTGTTTATATTTAACAAATTTATCCGTTGCAAAAAAATAACTCActatttcctcttttttaataGCATTTACACCCATCATTTTAATGATGCGTGTAATGCTCGTTCCACAGCAACAATGGATAGCCGTGTAATAAGTCTGTGTTATACTTCCTATAACATGCTACTGGAGTTGCTCTCATAGGAAATGTGAGATGTCACTATACTATTACGTACCGTCACAAAGGTTGAAGAACTTGATGGTATCAATTTCAACTCTCCAATCGAAATCCAACTTTTGATTAGCTTCTCCTTTTTTCGGTTTTTTTTGTGCGGGTGAAAAATGTTCCAAATGCGTGAACGATTTAGAACGGGTCATAATCGAATAATTAGTATAATTGGATCAATtcaattaaatggatataaatgggcACCCATTTATGCTATTTTAATAAATGGATATGGATATACCCAATTACCTATTTATTCACTTAAAATTCtacttatttttttattttttaaatattgtttgacaagaaataatgatattttattgttattagattgataagaaattcaaatttatttgcttaatactcaataaaaattgagTTTAAATGTATAGTTATTTGTAAGTAGGTATAAATGGGCGAGTCGAATAAACCCACCACTCATCAATTAAGCCAAAAATATTCGGGAAAGACTTGTACGTTAATATTAAAATGCAGTGAAGTGGTAAATTTAAACTTAGGAAGGTTCAAACCTCTTAATAAAAGTTGcatttttcttgtaaaaaaaaaaaggtgctaaATTTAAACTAAGGAAATGCTTAAATGTGAACAATGATAAATACTATGTACGCATGCATTGGAAAAGGTATTCAATATATATTTACATGATGAATATGGGGGGCCGGCTCTCGCACTTCGCAAACATTTTGATGGAATTTGATGCCAAGAGGATTTGCAAGAGAGTGAATTCTACAATGCGTTCTTTCCGCAAATATCCCGTGTTCTCTGTAATTATATTCCGTTCTCTCTCGTGGTCAACTTAGCAAATAGACGCAATTTGTGCCGGAAATCTGCTTGGGCTCTTATGATACACTGAATTAAACCACACCTAAACCCAGACAAGTGTTTTGGACTCCGGACCCCATACATCAAACCACCCTGGGCCAAGGCCTGGAGGCCCTGGACCCAGAACTCCATCTCAAGTCACACAGAAAAAGAagagcgttttttttttttttttttttttgttggcagAAAGCGAAAAACCGTGGGTTTTCAAGTGAAAGCGTGACTGAAATAAATAGTATATATACCCTTCCAACAAACAAGCGAGGGTTAATTTTACTTTGCATGCTTTAACTACACTCgaattttagtttagttttcaaacttttttaaAACATGACGATTTAGTTCTTAAAGTATGCGATTTCTCATactttatttcttaaaatataaaatctatTCCACTTTGATTCCTAAtgtataatatttatttcactCTAGTTCTTCAAGTACGTATAAAACTTATCTTACTTAGGTATAAAATTGTCTTTCATCAATAATTTTACTTTAGTGAAATAAAGTTTATATTTTAAGAACTAGAGCGCTGTATATCAAAATTTAGAGATTAGAGTAGAAATCCCAATATATTTGAGGGATACGAAGCCAAATTAAtccaacaaaacaaacaaaagaaaaaaccttAAAAGACTTGCGTCTCTAGTTTGATTCTCAATCCCTCTCATTTCTCCTTTCCTTTATATGGTCGGCAGTTCCCATTAGAGAAGGGAGAGAGATATAACCCCATTCAATCAATGTTATGAATCAAGACACGAATATATTTTGCCCCTTTCAATCATTAATATGAATCAAGACAATaataaattggttgttgattggcttcttctttttttttttttattattattattagtagtaTTTCCGGTTAAAGAATAGTTAATGCACCGTGGGAATAATCATTGctgtgaaaaataaaataaaatcattgCTATGATTTGTATGGATTAAATTTAAAAAGCACTTGGATACAATCCCTTTAGCATAATTACCAAAATCTCTTGAGCAAAAAATTCCTCTACTCAAAAGACATGTACACCCAGGGGATCTCGAAAGAAAATCTGGAATTAATTAACTCATCTTGCGCCGCCTCTTGTGTTCTTCTTATTCATGTTCTGACTTGGTCTTCGCGATGTACTGATATCTCAGCATTTAGGAAGATCACTGGGAGGTGGTAGAAGAGACTCGTTAGTTCCCTTGCCATTGTCAACCAGGAATGCCATTTTCAGCCCCCATGTCGTGTGCACCTCTAGGTGGCAATGCATAAACCAGACGCCTGAGAATACAACACAATTAAACCAATATTTCAATACAAAATAAAACGATgatgtaaattaaaaaaaaatatatatatatatctagaagactaataaataaatacataGATGGTGGTTCAACATTACCTGGATTGTCTGCTCGGAATCGAATAGCCACCCATCCACCAGTTGGTACTCCGATGGTGTTCCTCTCGACGGGGTCAACGAGATTAAATTTCTTGGGATCTGTCTTGGGATCGAAATTCCCTAGACCCCTGCCAACAGCAAAAAAGTTGAAGCCGTGGAGATGGATTGGATGGTTCTCAGGGGCAACGATTCCAGTGTCCTGCAAAACCACCTGGACCGTGGCATTGTAAGGCAGTCTGTAAACCTTTGTTCCATTCTTAGTCTGTAGGTTTGCTGGAGGCGTTCCCGTATAATTGAAGGGACTGGGCGGATTCCCTGGAAAGTCGGTGGTAAAGACTCCATTTATATTGAAAAAATGCGCCTGGAGGAGCGCTACGGTTGGCATCACGAAGGTGACGTTGTTTACGCTGGCCACCACCCGGCTACCGTTGGCGGCTTTGCAAGTAGGACACGGGTTAATCCCCAAACTCACCACGAAGAAAAGGGAGTGATCCACGGTCTGCGGAACCTGGGCAGGGTATTTTTCGGAATTAAGGCTTCGGAGGGAATTAGTGAATTTGTTAGCGACCGGGGTAGCATTCAGTGCTGGTGCGGTGGTAAAGGTGGTAGGGGAACTGGAAAGTGTTCCTGAATAATGTAAGGTGGCTGTGGCTGAGGTGTTGTCGACGGCGATGGTAGAGTCCATGAAGGTAGAGGCAGAAACCATGTATTTGCCGGCGGACTGGTCAGCTGTTACGATGACGTTGGTAGTTTGGCCAGGGGCGACTAGGATGGTGTCGGTTTTGAAGGGTTTTACGTAGGTGGCATCGACTTCTACCACTGTCAATGTGTGTCCTGCGATCTTGAAGAAGAGTTCCTCATTGAGTGCAGCATTGATAACTCGGAGCAAGTAGCTCTTCCCTGGTTCCACGCTCAACGTGAACCCACCTTGGTCTGATGAACAGTTTGCGACAGCTCCAGGATGACCGTTGATGGTATGAGCGTCAGAGACA
The Coffea arabica cultivar ET-39 chromosome 6c, Coffea Arabica ET-39 HiFi, whole genome shotgun sequence genome window above contains:
- the LOC113694231 gene encoding laccase-4-like, yielding MGGYSSSWVQILILALFLFPALVHCRVRHYKFDVVLKNFTRLCSSKPIVTVNGKFPGPTLYAREDDTVLVRVVNHVKYNVSIHWHGVRQLRTGWADGPAYITQCPIQPGQSYVYNFTITGQRGTLLWHAHILWLRATVHGAVVILPKRGVLYPFPKPHHENVVVLGEWWKSDTEAVINEALKSGMAPNVSDAHTINGHPGAVANCSSDQGGFTLSVEPGKSYLLRVINAALNEELFFKIAGHTLTVVEVDATYVKPFKTDTILVAPGQTTNVIVTADQSAGKYMVSASTFMDSTIAVDNTSATATLHYSGTLSSSPTTFTTAPALNATPVANKFTNSLRSLNSEKYPAQVPQTVDHSLFFVVSLGINPCPTCKAANGSRVVASVNNVTFVMPTVALLQAHFFNINGVFTTDFPGNPPSPFNYTGTPPANLQTKNGTKVYRLPYNATVQVVLQDTGIVAPENHPIHLHGFNFFAVGRGLGNFDPKTDPKKFNLVDPVERNTIGVPTGGWVAIRFRADNPGVWFMHCHLEVHTTWGLKMAFLVDNGKGTNESLLPPPSDLPKC